A genomic stretch from Zeimonas sediminis includes:
- a CDS encoding AMP-binding protein, translating to MTELDRFLAARALLVAHREDYAAAIANFEWPKLESFNWALDYFDAIARGNDAPALHIVEESGAEARLSYAQLSARSNQVANFLLSLGARKGDRILLMLGNEVPLWETMLAAIKLGAVVIPATTLLSGDDLLDRLGRGKVRHVITNGAGAAKFGELPAGALEGLNLVAVAPAATSGEPAKLPPGWIDYSRSADAAADFRPPEPTRVTDPLLEYFTSGTTAKPKLVQHTQQSYPVGHLSTMYWLGLKPGDVHWTISSPGWAKHAWSCFFAPFNAQACVFIYNYSRFNGPAVLGTLVEHRVNTLCAPPTVWRFLIQEDLKRWPVRLRELISAGEPLNPEVIEQVRAAWGITIRDGYGQTETTAQIGNPPGAPLKPGSMGRPMPGYPIALLDADGRPGDEGEICIDLSRRPLALMNGYADDPEKTAEVMRDGHYHTGDVGQRDGDGYITYVGRADDVFKASGYRISPFELESVLIEHPAVAEAAVVPSPDPVRGFVPKAFVIVAPGHEAGEATAASIFRFLRERLAGYKLIRRIEFSDLPKTISGKIRRVELRGQETGRPAAGRRNASEFLEEEFR from the coding sequence ATGACCGAACTCGATCGCTTCCTGGCTGCCCGCGCCCTGCTGGTCGCCCACCGCGAAGACTACGCCGCAGCCATCGCGAACTTCGAATGGCCGAAGCTCGAAAGCTTCAACTGGGCGCTCGACTACTTCGACGCGATCGCGCGCGGCAACGACGCGCCGGCGCTTCACATCGTCGAGGAATCGGGCGCCGAGGCCAGGCTGTCGTACGCGCAGCTGTCGGCGCGTTCGAACCAGGTCGCGAACTTCCTGCTGTCGCTGGGCGCGCGCAAGGGCGACCGCATCCTGCTGATGCTGGGCAACGAGGTTCCGCTGTGGGAAACGATGCTCGCGGCGATCAAGCTGGGCGCGGTCGTGATCCCGGCCACCACGCTTCTGTCGGGCGACGACCTGCTCGACCGCTTGGGCCGCGGCAAGGTGCGGCACGTGATCACCAACGGCGCTGGCGCCGCGAAGTTCGGGGAGCTGCCTGCCGGCGCGCTCGAAGGCCTGAACCTGGTCGCCGTCGCGCCCGCCGCGACGAGCGGCGAGCCCGCGAAGCTCCCTCCGGGCTGGATCGACTATTCCCGGTCGGCCGACGCGGCAGCCGATTTCCGGCCGCCCGAGCCGACGCGCGTCACCGATCCGCTGCTCGAGTACTTCACCTCGGGCACGACCGCCAAGCCGAAGCTGGTCCAGCACACGCAGCAGAGCTATCCGGTCGGCCATCTCTCGACGATGTACTGGCTGGGCCTGAAGCCCGGCGACGTGCACTGGACGATCAGCTCGCCGGGCTGGGCCAAGCACGCGTGGAGCTGCTTCTTCGCGCCGTTCAACGCGCAGGCCTGCGTGTTCATCTACAACTACTCGCGCTTCAACGGCCCGGCCGTGCTCGGGACGCTGGTCGAGCACCGCGTGAACACGCTGTGCGCCCCGCCCACCGTGTGGCGCTTCCTGATCCAGGAAGACCTGAAGCGCTGGCCGGTGCGGCTGCGCGAGCTGATCTCGGCCGGCGAGCCCCTTAACCCGGAGGTGATCGAGCAGGTGCGGGCGGCCTGGGGCATCACGATCCGCGACGGCTATGGCCAGACCGAGACCACCGCGCAGATCGGCAACCCGCCGGGCGCGCCGCTCAAGCCCGGCTCGATGGGCAGGCCGATGCCCGGCTACCCGATCGCGCTGCTCGATGCCGACGGCAGGCCCGGCGACGAGGGCGAGATCTGCATCGACCTGTCGCGCCGCCCGCTCGCGCTGATGAACGGCTACGCCGACGATCCGGAGAAGACGGCCGAGGTGATGCGCGACGGCCACTACCACACCGGCGACGTCGGCCAGCGCGACGGCGACGGCTACATCACCTACGTGGGCCGGGCCGACGACGTGTTCAAGGCATCGGGCTACCGGATCAGCCCCTTCGAGCTCGAGAGCGTGCTGATCGAGCACCCCGCGGTGGCCGAAGCGGCCGTCGTGCCCTCCCCCGATCCGGTGCGCGGCTTCGTGCCCAAGGCCTTCGTGATCGTCGCGCCGGGCCACGAGGCCGGCGAAGCCACGGCGGCGAGCATCTTCCGCTTCCTGCGCGAGCGGCTCGCCGGCTACAAGCTGATCCGGCGAATCGAGTTCAGCGACCTGCCGAAGACGATCTCGGGAAAGATCAGGCGGGTCGAGTTGCGCGGCCAGGAAACCGGCCGGCCGGCGGCCGGCCGGCGCAACGCCAGCGAGTTCCTGGAGGAAGAGTTCCGCTGA
- a CDS encoding D-2-hydroxyacid dehydrogenase family protein: MKPRIAVCDDYERAVTGGADWEAIRSRAEVVVFDAPFGGRRQAIDALRDFDAVCLIRERTPFPAEVFEALPRLRFVVFTGERNLAVDHLAAARRGIPVSCTPFGPSKSSTAEQAWALILAAAKRVTVADAGTRRGHWRGDASGERYGLPANLEGERLGLVGLGQIGSKVAAVGRAFGMEVVAWSPNLDDARAQAAGAVRVSKDELFETAGVVSLHLVLSDRTRGIVGAGELARMRDDSIFVNTSRSGLVDGAALLDALKRRRPSWAALDVFDAEPLPADDPLLALPNVIVSPHLGYANERVFAAFRKGAAEALLGWLDGAPVRVVNAEQLTA, encoded by the coding sequence ATGAAGCCCCGGATCGCGGTCTGCGACGACTACGAGCGCGCGGTCACCGGCGGCGCCGACTGGGAGGCGATCCGGTCGCGCGCCGAGGTCGTCGTGTTCGACGCGCCCTTCGGCGGCCGCCGGCAGGCGATCGACGCGCTTCGGGACTTCGACGCGGTCTGCCTGATCCGGGAACGCACGCCCTTCCCGGCCGAGGTCTTCGAGGCGCTGCCCCGGCTCAGGTTCGTGGTGTTCACCGGCGAGCGCAATCTCGCGGTGGACCACCTGGCCGCGGCGCGCCGCGGGATCCCGGTCTCGTGCACGCCCTTCGGGCCGAGCAAGTCCTCCACCGCCGAGCAGGCCTGGGCGCTGATCCTGGCCGCGGCCAAGCGGGTGACGGTGGCCGACGCCGGCACCCGTCGCGGCCACTGGCGCGGCGACGCCAGCGGCGAGCGATACGGCCTGCCGGCCAACCTCGAGGGCGAGCGGCTCGGGCTGGTCGGCCTGGGCCAGATCGGCAGCAAGGTCGCCGCGGTGGGCCGGGCCTTCGGCATGGAGGTCGTGGCATGGAGCCCGAACCTCGACGACGCGCGCGCGCAGGCGGCCGGCGCGGTCCGGGTTTCGAAGGACGAACTCTTCGAGACCGCCGGGGTGGTCTCGCTGCACCTGGTCCTGTCGGATCGCACGCGCGGCATCGTCGGCGCCGGCGAACTGGCCCGCATGCGCGACGACTCGATCTTCGTCAACACCTCCCGATCCGGGCTGGTGGACGGCGCTGCGCTGCTCGATGCGCTGAAGCGGCGGCGCCCAAGCTGGGCCGCGCTCGACGTCTTCGACGCCGAGCCGCTGCCGGCCGACGATCCGCTGCTGGCCCTGCCCAACGTGATCGTGTCGCCCCACCTGGGCTACGCGAACGAGCGGGTCTTCGCGGCCTTCCGCAAGGGGGCGGCGGAGGCCCTGCTCGGCTGGCTCGACGGTGCGCCGGTGCGGGTGGTCAACGCCGAGCAGCTGACGGCATGA
- a CDS encoding class I SAM-dependent methyltransferase gives MAEKRVEGELPDLAVSDRPDPALALARYRAHATGYDATARRSMPARLRTIAKLSLRPGDSVLDVGCGTGLSFAALLEGVGPAGRVVGVELSPEMLALARERCEQAGWGNVTLIESAIETAPLEGPFDAVLFHCAHDVLRSPEALDRIFAATRTGTRVAAAGMKLGPWWAAPLNPLVRRRARPYMTTFEGLERPWSLLERRLSRFEWRSRNFGSGWIGWGRV, from the coding sequence ATGGCGGAGAAACGAGTCGAGGGCGAGCTTCCGGATCTGGCGGTGTCGGATCGGCCCGATCCGGCGCTTGCGCTCGCCCGCTACCGGGCGCACGCCACCGGCTACGACGCGACCGCGCGGCGCAGCATGCCGGCGCGGCTGCGCACGATCGCGAAGCTGTCGCTGCGCCCGGGCGACAGCGTGCTCGACGTCGGCTGCGGCACCGGCCTGAGCTTCGCCGCGCTGCTCGAGGGGGTGGGTCCGGCGGGGCGCGTGGTCGGCGTGGAACTGTCTCCCGAGATGCTTGCGCTGGCACGCGAGCGCTGCGAGCAAGCAGGCTGGGGAAACGTCACCCTGATCGAGTCGGCGATCGAGACCGCGCCGCTCGAGGGCCCCTTCGACGCCGTGCTGTTCCACTGCGCGCACGACGTGCTGCGATCGCCGGAGGCGCTCGACCGGATCTTCGCAGCGACCCGAACGGGCACGCGGGTCGCCGCCGCCGGCATGAAGCTCGGGCCCTGGTGGGCCGCGCCGCTGAACCCGCTGGTCAGGCGACGGGCACGCCCCTACATGACCACCTTCGAAGGGCTGGAGCGGCCGTGGAGCCTGCTCGAGCGCCGCCTGAGCCGCTTCGAGTGGCGATCGCGCAACTTCGGCAGCGGCTGGATCGGCTGGGGGCGGGTCTGA
- the egtD gene encoding L-histidine N(alpha)-methyltransferase, which produces MSQSQPSPVTDPRGELLAGLRAPRPFVSPKFFYDALGSRLFCAITELDEYYPTRTEAAIMAAALAEIRAAWGSPGCTLIDLGAGDCEKASRLFAALDPAQYVAVDISESFLEQSLDCLRQRFPSLPMLAVGADFSRELELPAEVRREARLFFYPGSSIGNFTPGEARAFLSGLRGHLDDDGGLLIGVDLVKDRATLEAAYDDALGVTAAFNLNLLRNVNRLAGTDFDPADWRHVAFFDAANSRIEMHLEARRPVTVRAPASGDRAQGLERRFATGERIHTENSCKYRLEDFRALLESAGFAARQSWTDPRGWFAVILARAHRS; this is translated from the coding sequence GTGTCGCAGTCCCAGCCATCGCCAGTCACCGATCCCCGCGGCGAGTTGCTCGCCGGCCTGCGCGCGCCGCGCCCTTTCGTCTCCCCGAAGTTCTTCTACGACGCGCTCGGCTCTCGCCTGTTCTGCGCGATCACCGAACTCGACGAGTACTACCCGACACGCACCGAAGCCGCGATCATGGCGGCCGCTTTGGCCGAGATCAGGGCCGCATGGGGCTCGCCCGGATGCACGCTGATCGACCTCGGCGCGGGAGACTGCGAGAAGGCCTCCCGGCTGTTCGCGGCGCTGGACCCGGCGCAATACGTGGCGGTGGACATCTCCGAGAGCTTCCTCGAGCAGTCGCTCGACTGCCTGCGCCAGCGCTTTCCGTCGCTGCCGATGCTGGCGGTCGGCGCCGATTTCTCCCGCGAGCTGGAATTGCCCGCAGAGGTGCGCCGCGAGGCGCGGCTCTTCTTCTACCCGGGCTCGTCGATCGGCAACTTCACGCCCGGCGAGGCGCGAGCCTTCCTGTCCGGGCTGCGCGGCCATCTCGACGACGACGGCGGCCTGCTGATCGGCGTGGACCTGGTGAAGGACCGCGCCACCCTGGAGGCCGCCTACGACGACGCTCTCGGCGTGACCGCGGCCTTCAACCTGAACCTGCTGCGCAACGTGAACCGGCTTGCCGGCACCGACTTCGACCCCGCCGACTGGCGGCACGTCGCCTTCTTCGACGCAGCGAACAGCCGCATCGAGATGCACCTCGAGGCGCGCCGACCGGTCACGGTTCGCGCGCCGGCTTCGGGCGACAGGGCCCAGGGACTGGAGCGCCGATTCGCAACCGGCGAGCGTATCCACACCGAGAACTCCTGCAAGTACCGGCTCGAGGACTTCCGCGCCCTGCTCGAGTCGGCAGGCTTCGCGGCCCGGCAGAGCTGGACCGACCCGCGCGGCTGGTTCGCGGTGATCCTCGCGCGGGCGCACCGGAGCTGA
- the senA gene encoding selenoneine synthase SenA — protein MTGIDARRCGPAELAVLLARTRARLLALVDDLDDGQWQVPFGNGLNPFAWELAHVAWFAEWWTLRGPHRPDASGRLRASRPGRHAGADDLLDSSRLPHAERWRVALPAPARVREMLAGQLADTLDALSRLAADDEALYFHRLALMHEAMHCEAMAWMRAALAYPAPAGPGLPVLGDAREPVRVSGAALRMGVPAGEPGFAFDNERAGRVVVLDDFDIDPAPVSAGRFLEFVEAGGYRDPRWWPGEAGRWLAAHGLAHPARWRRQGAEGWQVRWFDRWLPLDPALPAIHLSAWEAEAWCRWAGRRLPGAAQWQLAASRGVLHWGDSVWEWSADAFEPYPGFEPGPYRDYSAPWFGDHRELRGGAFATEPPIRDLRYRNYFTPGRTDVFAGFRTVSATVDRSGTTQGQPSRSQMRA, from the coding sequence GTGACCGGGATCGACGCCCGTCGCTGCGGCCCGGCCGAGCTGGCGGTGCTGCTCGCGCGCACCCGGGCGCGGCTGCTCGCGCTGGTCGACGACCTCGACGACGGCCAGTGGCAGGTGCCGTTCGGCAACGGCCTGAATCCCTTCGCATGGGAGCTCGCCCACGTCGCGTGGTTCGCCGAGTGGTGGACGCTGCGCGGCCCGCACCGGCCCGACGCGAGCGGGAGGCTGCGGGCCTCGCGCCCGGGCCGGCATGCCGGTGCGGACGACCTGCTCGACTCGTCGCGGCTGCCGCACGCGGAGCGCTGGCGCGTCGCCCTTCCGGCGCCGGCAAGGGTGCGCGAGATGCTTGCAGGCCAGCTCGCCGACACGCTGGATGCGCTGTCCCGGCTCGCGGCAGACGACGAGGCGCTCTACTTCCATCGCCTGGCGCTGATGCACGAGGCGATGCACTGCGAGGCCATGGCCTGGATGCGCGCGGCGCTCGCCTATCCGGCGCCGGCGGGCCCTGGGCTCCCCGTGCTGGGCGACGCCCGCGAGCCGGTGCGGGTGAGCGGCGCGGCGCTGCGAATGGGCGTGCCCGCCGGCGAGCCCGGCTTCGCCTTCGACAACGAGCGCGCCGGCCGGGTCGTGGTGCTCGACGACTTCGACATCGACCCGGCTCCGGTGAGCGCGGGCCGCTTCCTCGAGTTCGTCGAAGCCGGCGGCTACCGCGATCCGCGCTGGTGGCCCGGCGAGGCGGGCCGCTGGCTCGCCGCCCACGGGCTGGCCCATCCGGCCCGCTGGCGGCGGCAAGGCGCCGAAGGCTGGCAGGTCCGCTGGTTCGACCGCTGGCTGCCGCTCGACCCGGCGCTGCCGGCGATCCACCTGAGCGCCTGGGAGGCCGAGGCCTGGTGCCGCTGGGCGGGCCGGCGCCTGCCGGGCGCGGCGCAGTGGCAGCTGGCGGCTTCGCGCGGGGTCCTGCATTGGGGCGATTCGGTCTGGGAGTGGAGCGCCGACGCCTTCGAGCCCTACCCCGGCTTCGAGCCCGGCCCCTATCGCGACTACTCGGCGCCCTGGTTCGGCGACCACCGCGAGTTGCGCGGCGGCGCATTCGCCACGGAGCCGCCGATTCGCGACCTGCGCTACCGCAACTACTTCACGCCCGGTCGCACCGACGTGTTCGCCGGCTTCAGGACGGTGAGCGCGACGGTCGACCGGTCCGGCACCACGCAGGGCCAGCCGAGCCGTTCGCAGATGCGCGCGTGA
- a CDS encoding crotonase/enoyl-CoA hydratase family protein, producing the protein MTYETLLYDVEDGILTLTLHRPEKLNAFTDTMMREMVDALDRADADDAVRAIIVTGAGRAFCAGADLSAGAKTFDYAARDDRPDKQGTPLLPSGEPDLGHESVRDSGGRLVLRIYECLKPVIAAVNGAAVGIGVTMQLPMDIRLASSDARFGFVFSRRGIVPEACSSWFLPRVVGVSKALEWTFTGRILSAREALDGGLVSAVHAPEDLLPAARALAREIADNAAPVSVALTRQMIWRMAGADHPMEAHKIDSRAIWTRGRAEDAKEGVTAFLEKRPAEFRNRVSTNMPSFFPWWEPRRYE; encoded by the coding sequence ATGACCTACGAAACCCTGCTCTACGACGTCGAGGACGGCATCCTCACGCTGACGCTTCACCGTCCCGAGAAGCTCAATGCCTTCACCGACACGATGATGCGCGAGATGGTCGATGCGCTGGACCGCGCCGACGCCGACGACGCGGTGCGCGCGATCATCGTGACCGGCGCCGGGCGCGCCTTCTGCGCCGGCGCGGACCTCTCCGCCGGGGCGAAGACCTTCGACTACGCGGCGCGGGACGATCGCCCCGACAAGCAGGGCACCCCGCTGCTGCCCAGCGGCGAGCCCGACCTCGGCCACGAATCGGTGCGCGACAGCGGCGGCCGGCTCGTGCTGCGGATCTACGAATGCCTGAAGCCGGTGATCGCGGCGGTCAACGGCGCGGCGGTCGGCATCGGCGTGACGATGCAACTGCCGATGGACATCCGGCTCGCCTCGTCGGACGCGCGCTTCGGCTTCGTGTTCTCCCGGCGAGGCATCGTGCCCGAGGCCTGCTCGTCCTGGTTCCTGCCGCGCGTGGTGGGCGTCAGCAAGGCGCTGGAGTGGACCTTCACCGGCCGGATCCTGTCGGCCCGGGAAGCGCTCGACGGCGGCCTGGTCTCCGCGGTCCACGCCCCCGAGGACCTGCTCCCGGCCGCCCGCGCGCTGGCCCGCGAGATCGCCGACAACGCCGCGCCGGTCTCGGTGGCGCTCACCCGCCAGATGATCTGGCGGATGGCGGGCGCCGACCATCCGATGGAAGCGCACAAGATCGACAGCCGCGCGATCTGGACCCGCGGGCGCGCCGAAGACGCGAAGGAAGGCGTGACCGCCTTCCTGGAGAAGCGCCCGGCGGAATTCCGGAACAGGGTGTCGACCAACATGCCGTCGTTCTTCCCCTGGTGGGAGCCTCGGCGCTACGAGTGA
- a CDS encoding NAD-dependent epimerase/dehydratase family protein — translation MKVLVTGAGGFLGTRLTRALLARGRLTGPDGEPRPIDELVLVDRVAPDAPEQPTGRAIRIRALSADASDPATIESLVADGPDSVFAMAATLTVESETDFARGLDVNLRGLLALLEALRLRGNAPRFVFTSSLAAFGGPLPESVDDAVQLTPQTSYGTQKAIGELLVADYSRHGFVDGRCLRLPIVMTRHPGAGAPPAAATTPTVSGAIAAIVGDRLLGRDVSCPLAPDTRIAAASAERVIDALVAIHELPAASFGHTRSMNLPSLSLTLAELAEASGRAAERAGVRAGAMRWAPDPRFQAAVDQWPKRFVSARASQAGIGADRSADEIVAAYLRDNPRALA, via the coding sequence ATGAAGGTCCTGGTCACCGGCGCCGGCGGCTTCCTCGGCACGCGGCTCACGCGCGCGCTGCTGGCGCGGGGCCGCCTGACCGGACCGGACGGCGAGCCGCGCCCGATCGACGAACTGGTTCTCGTCGACCGGGTGGCGCCGGACGCGCCCGAGCAGCCCACCGGCCGCGCCATCCGGATCCGCGCCCTGTCGGCAGACGCCTCGGACCCGGCCACGATCGAGTCGCTGGTCGCCGACGGCCCGGACAGCGTGTTCGCGATGGCGGCCACCCTCACCGTGGAGTCGGAAACCGATTTCGCCCGCGGGCTCGACGTCAACCTGCGCGGGCTGCTCGCGCTGCTCGAGGCGCTGCGGCTGCGCGGCAACGCGCCGCGCTTCGTGTTCACCAGCTCGCTGGCCGCCTTCGGGGGCCCCTTGCCGGAGAGCGTCGACGATGCGGTGCAACTGACGCCGCAGACCTCCTACGGCACCCAGAAGGCGATCGGCGAATTGCTGGTCGCCGACTACTCCCGTCACGGCTTCGTCGACGGCCGCTGCCTGCGGCTGCCGATCGTGATGACCCGCCACCCGGGCGCGGGGGCGCCGCCGGCCGCGGCGACCACCCCGACCGTCTCCGGCGCGATCGCCGCGATCGTCGGCGACCGGCTGCTGGGCCGCGACGTGAGCTGCCCGCTGGCCCCCGACACGCGGATCGCGGCCGCGTCGGCCGAGCGCGTCATCGACGCGCTCGTCGCGATCCACGAGCTGCCCGCCGCGAGCTTCGGGCACACGCGCTCGATGAACCTGCCCTCGCTGAGCCTCACGCTGGCCGAGCTGGCCGAGGCGAGCGGCCGGGCCGCCGAGCGCGCCGGCGTTCGCGCCGGCGCGATGCGCTGGGCGCCGGATCCGCGATTCCAGGCCGCGGTCGACCAGTGGCCGAAGCGCTTCGTGTCGGCGCGCGCCTCTCAGGCCGGGATCGGCGCCGACCGCTCGGCCGACGAGATCGTCGCGGCCTACCTGCGCGACAACCCCAGGGCGCTCGCGTAG
- a CDS encoding ATP-grasp domain-containing protein: MRPRVPARRPLRILLLFEKEWDAGGFGPMREAGEIEVFAEGFDLFRFPGNARVLSFDAWAFVARICRQYRGRVDAVVSNNEQFGTLLAAVVAERLGLPGNDPAAVCRAHHKLLARRCQQQVAPEAGIPAAELPLALDDPRARDPAALAQVLSGAGLALPAFVKPVKATFSVLARKVDTPEELAAHLDFGRFERLVIRRLVAPFAQLASRYVELPCDPTRMMVERPVDAHQVNVDGYVFEGEVRVLGIVDEWMYPGEHAGARHFLRFGHPSVLPEAVRASIVALTRKLLEAIGFRHGFFNCEFFVLPDGSLRFIEINPRLASQLVSLYREVHGLDVYRMLVALACGRDPAGVPTLAASCGAAASFVFRRFDGAAMAPPDGDALRWLAREYPGAKLALYPKSGSGLAREYKWLGSHRYAVMNLGAEDQEALERAHARICERLGWPCVVPDRSTVALTVLKPANTSVRPGVK; the protein is encoded by the coding sequence GTGCGGCCGCGGGTCCCGGCACGGCGGCCGCTTCGGATCCTGCTGCTCTTCGAGAAGGAGTGGGACGCGGGCGGCTTCGGCCCGATGCGCGAAGCCGGCGAGATCGAGGTCTTCGCCGAGGGCTTCGACCTGTTCCGCTTCCCGGGCAATGCCCGGGTGCTGTCCTTCGACGCCTGGGCCTTCGTCGCGCGGATCTGCCGGCAGTACCGGGGCCGGGTCGACGCCGTGGTCTCGAACAACGAGCAGTTCGGCACCTTGCTGGCCGCCGTGGTGGCCGAGCGCCTCGGCCTTCCCGGCAACGATCCGGCCGCGGTCTGCCGGGCGCATCACAAGCTGCTGGCGCGCCGCTGCCAGCAGCAGGTGGCGCCCGAGGCAGGCATCCCGGCCGCCGAGCTGCCGCTCGCGCTGGACGACCCGCGCGCCCGCGATCCGGCGGCGCTGGCGCAGGTGCTGTCCGGCGCCGGGCTGGCGCTGCCCGCCTTCGTCAAGCCGGTCAAGGCGACCTTCTCGGTGCTGGCGAGAAAGGTGGACACGCCGGAGGAGCTGGCGGCCCACCTCGACTTCGGCCGCTTCGAGCGGCTGGTGATCAGGCGGCTGGTCGCGCCTTTCGCGCAGCTCGCGTCCCGCTACGTGGAGCTTCCCTGCGATCCCACCCGGATGATGGTCGAGCGACCCGTCGACGCCCACCAGGTCAACGTGGACGGCTACGTCTTCGAGGGCGAGGTCCGGGTCCTCGGGATCGTCGACGAGTGGATGTACCCGGGCGAGCACGCGGGCGCCCGGCACTTCCTTCGTTTCGGCCACCCGTCGGTGCTGCCGGAGGCGGTCCGCGCGTCGATCGTCGCGCTGACCCGCAAGCTGCTGGAGGCGATCGGCTTCCGGCACGGCTTCTTCAACTGCGAGTTCTTCGTGCTGCCCGACGGCAGCCTTCGCTTCATCGAGATCAACCCGAGGCTGGCCTCGCAACTGGTGAGCCTGTACCGGGAGGTCCACGGCCTCGACGTGTACCGGATGCTCGTCGCGCTCGCCTGCGGCCGCGACCCGGCCGGGGTGCCGACGCTCGCCGCCTCCTGCGGCGCCGCGGCGAGCTTCGTGTTCCGGCGTTTCGACGGCGCCGCGATGGCGCCGCCCGACGGCGACGCGTTGCGCTGGCTCGCGCGCGAGTACCCGGGCGCGAAACTGGCGCTCTACCCGAAGTCCGGCAGCGGCCTGGCGCGCGAGTACAAGTGGCTCGGCTCGCATCGCTACGCGGTGATGAACCTCGGCGCCGAGGACCAGGAGGCCCTCGAGCGCGCTCACGCGCGCATCTGCGAACGGCTCGGCTGGCCCTGCGTGGTGCCGGACCGGTCGACCGTCGCGCTCACCGTCCTGAAGCCGGCGAACACGTCGGTGCGACCGGGCGTGAAGTAG
- a CDS encoding tripartite tricarboxylate transporter substrate binding protein translates to MKTRLLAATAALVAASSLVSIAPLAHAADAWPSKTIRIISPFPPGGSVDPLARLFAQHLAEPLGQSVVVENKTGAAGSIGTAEAAKSAPDGYTWVVVFDTHAVNPSVIPNMSFDTKKDLDPVMLVGTSPMALVAHTSQPWNNFAEMLADAKKKPGEVAFGSVGTGSLGHLAMTQVGNAAGTSFNHIPYRGGGPLMTDANGGQVPTAIGTVFLVSPHVKAGRLKPLAVTSLKESPALPGTKPIAEQGVPGFEALAWWGVLAPAGTPKPIIDRMNAELAKILAKPDVKEKLSAQGMDIRASSPAEFRDFVFGEIDRWAKVVKDNNIQPGK, encoded by the coding sequence ATGAAGACACGCCTGCTCGCGGCGACCGCCGCGCTCGTCGCCGCTTCGTCGCTCGTTTCGATTGCGCCGCTCGCCCACGCCGCCGACGCCTGGCCGAGCAAGACGATCCGGATCATTTCCCCGTTCCCGCCCGGCGGATCGGTCGACCCGCTGGCGCGCCTGTTCGCGCAGCACCTCGCCGAGCCGCTCGGGCAGAGCGTGGTCGTCGAGAACAAGACCGGCGCGGCCGGCTCGATCGGCACGGCCGAAGCTGCGAAGTCGGCGCCGGACGGCTACACCTGGGTCGTGGTGTTCGACACGCACGCGGTCAACCCGAGCGTGATCCCGAACATGTCGTTCGACACCAAGAAGGACCTCGATCCGGTGATGCTGGTCGGCACCTCGCCGATGGCGCTGGTCGCGCACACCTCGCAGCCGTGGAACAACTTCGCCGAGATGCTCGCCGACGCCAAGAAGAAGCCCGGAGAGGTCGCCTTCGGCTCGGTCGGCACCGGCAGTCTCGGCCACCTGGCCATGACGCAGGTCGGCAACGCCGCCGGAACCTCCTTCAACCACATCCCCTACCGCGGCGGCGGCCCGCTGATGACCGACGCCAACGGCGGCCAGGTGCCGACCGCGATCGGCACCGTGTTCCTGGTGTCGCCGCACGTGAAGGCCGGCAGGCTCAAGCCGCTGGCGGTCACCTCGCTGAAGGAGTCGCCGGCCCTGCCCGGCACGAAACCGATCGCCGAGCAGGGCGTGCCCGGTTTCGAGGCGCTCGCCTGGTGGGGCGTGCTGGCGCCGGCCGGCACTCCCAAGCCGATCATCGACCGGATGAACGCCGAACTGGCCAAGATCCTCGCCAAGCCGGACGTGAAGGAGAAGTTGTCGGCGCAAGGCATGGACATCCGCGCCAGCTCGCCCGCCGAGTTCCGCGACTTCGTGTTCGGCGAGATCGATCGCTGGGCCAAGGTCGTCAAGGACAACAACATCCAGCCAGGCAAGTGA
- a CDS encoding RNA chaperone Hfq yields MPQTAERDPGARVRSDGRTENAQFMFLNRLRRERSRVEIYLVSGTRLQGRIQSFDGRMLLLATETGVIALYHQATATVQRSLARPKRGMPRSQEDRPRKVMLRPRAPEPAEERDWSAEPEREQAAWRRPAEPGSAAQPATPAVVIKRRRSRLLVKPDEE; encoded by the coding sequence ATGCCCCAGACCGCCGAACGCGATCCGGGCGCCCGGGTCCGAAGCGACGGGCGCACCGAGAACGCGCAGTTCATGTTCCTGAACCGCCTGCGCCGCGAGCGCAGCCGCGTCGAGATCTATCTCGTCTCGGGCACGCGCTTGCAGGGGCGCATCCAGTCCTTCGACGGCCGCATGCTGTTGCTGGCCACCGAAACGGGCGTGATCGCCCTCTATCACCAGGCCACGGCCACCGTGCAGCGCTCGCTGGCGAGGCCCAAGCGGGGCATGCCGCGCAGCCAGGAAGACCGGCCGCGCAAGGTCATGTTGCGCCCCAGGGCGCCGGAGCCCGCCGAGGAACGCGACTGGTCCGCCGAGCCCGAGCGCGAGCAGGCGGCCTGGCGCCGCCCTGCCGAACCGGGGTCCGCAGCCCAGCCGGCCACGCCGGCGGTCGTCATCAAGCGTCGCCGCTCGCGGCTGCTGGTCAAGCCCGACGAGGAGTGA